The Benincasa hispida cultivar B227 chromosome 11, ASM972705v1, whole genome shotgun sequence genome has a segment encoding these proteins:
- the LOC120090735 gene encoding receptor-like protein 19 yields the protein MSYSGFGGQIPIEISNLTGLDTLDLTSSSLFQVSTLKLENPNLMTLIQNLSNLRVLYLDGVDLSAGGSEWCKALSSSLINLRVLSLSECSLTGPLDSSLVKLKYLLELRLDNNNFSSPVPKEFADFSNLTLLHLSNSRLFGEFPQSILQISTLQTLDLSNNMLLQGSLPDFQSIRPFRTLVLRDTNFSGALPSSIGYLKNLSRLDLASCNFGGPIPNSIEQLTQLTDMDLSSNKFVGPIPSFSLLKNLTVLNLAHNRLNSSLASTKWEELSKLVNLDLRNNSLTGNIPLSLFHLPSIQGIHLCYNQFTGSLNDLSKVSSFLLDTLDLTSNQLGGPFPLSFFELEGLKDLSLSFNNFTGKLILDMFQRLKYITRLELSSNSLSVETTSAFPALPRMYVLELASCKLKRFPGFLRNQYELISLDLSDNELEGQIPLWIWDHSGLTKLNLSCNSLVGFEGSPQNLSSRLFLLDIHSNKFQGPLTFFPPSAAYLDFSNNNFSSVLPLDIGNYLGVTIFFSLSRNHIHGRIPESICNALSLLVLDLSHNNLSGTIPQSRTEMINSLAVLNLKQNAFKGSIPNIFLNTCALKTLDLSENDIGGQVPSSLSNCRDLEVLDLGNNQIFDMFPCQLKNISTLRVLILRSNQFYGNFGCPESNGSWPNLQIIDLSRNNFSGDLPGKVLIEWKAMVDEEDYSKSRANHLHFSFFEFSYVNYQDRVTVGSKSLEVELTKILTIFTSIDFSCNNFHGHIPAEIGELKALYLLNLSHNALSGEIPSSIGNLIELGSLDLSSNLLSGKIPSELSRLTFLSILNLSYNLLVGKIPIGSQIQTFALDSFVGNEGLCGSPLRKECGIAIKPSSSDTIMEASEDEFEWTYIISALGFIPGVITGVIAGLYVWDKRSNTLMRWASKKRRV from the coding sequence ATGTCTTATTCTGGATTTGGGGGCCAGATTCCTATTGAGATTTCAAACTTAACTGGGTTGGATACGCTCGATCTTACTAGCTCATCTCTCTTTCAAGTTTCGACACTGAAGCTTGAGAACCCAAATTTGATGACTCTGATTCAGAATTTGAGCAATTTGAGAGTCCTATATCTTGATGGTGTAGATTTGTCAGCAGGAGGAAGTGAATGGTGCAAGGCCTTATCGTCTTCATTGATTAATCTGAGAGTGTTGAGCTTATCGGAATGTTCTCTTACGGGACCTCTTGATTCTTCCCTTGTGAAGCTTAAGTATCTATTAGAACTTCGTCTCGATAATAACAACTTTTCCTCACCGGTTCCCAAGGAATTTGCAGATTTCTCAAATTTGACTTTGCTGCATCTTAGCAATTCAAGATTGTTTGGAGAATTTCCACAAAGTATTTTGCAGATATCAACTCTTCAGACTCTGGACTTATCTAATAATATGTTGCTGCAAGGTTCTCTTCCAGATTTTCAATCTATTAGACCCTTTCGAACTCTGGTTCTCCGTGACACAAATTTTTCTGGGGCACTGCCAAGTTCTATTGGATATTTGAAGAATTTGTCCAGATTAGACTTGGCGAGCTGCAACTTTGGTGGGCCAATCCCAAATTCTATCGAACAGCTCACACAACTCACGGATATGGATCTTTCGAGCAACAAGTTTGTTGGTCCAATCCCATCATTTTCTCTATTGAAGAATCTTACTGTCTTAAACCTGGCTCATAATCGGTTGAATAGTTCCTTGGCTTCCACCAAATGGGAAGAGCTTTCCAAACTCGTTAATCTTGATTTGCGTAACAATTCCCTCACTGGAAATATACCTTTATCGCTCTTCCATCTTCCATCAATCCAGGGGATTCATCTCTGCTATAACCAATTTACTGGTAGTTTGAATGATCTTTCCAAAGTGTCTTCTTTCttacttgatacacttgatttGACGAGCAATCAGCTAGGAGGTCCATTCCCTTTGTCATTTTTTGAACTTGAAGGTCTTAAGGATCTCTCACTTTCATTCAACAATTTCACCGGAAAATTGATTCTAGACATGTTCCAGCGGCTTAAATATATTACAAGACTTGAACTCTCAAGCAACAGCCTGTCAGTCGAAACAACCTCTGCCTTTCCTGCCCTTCCTCGGATGTACGTATTAGAGTTGGCTTCTTGCAAGTTGAAAAGATTCCCTGGCTTCCTCAGAAACCAATACGAACTCATCTCTCTTGATCTCTCTGATAATGAACTTGAAGGACAAATACCTCTCTGGATTTGGGATCACAGTGGCCTCACTAAATTAAATCTTTCTTGCAACTCTCTTGTCGGTTTTGAAGGGTCGCCTCAGAATCTATCTTCCAGACTCTTTCTTCTTGACATCCATTCCAACAAATTTCAAGGTCCACTAACATTCTTTCCTCCAAGCGCTGCCTATCTGGATTTCTCCAATAACAATTTCAGTTCTGTCCTTCCCCTCGACATTGGAAACTACCTTGGAGTCACAATCTTCTTTTCTCTATCAAGAAACCATATTCACGGAAGAATTCCTGAATCCATATGCAATGCTCTCAGTCTTCTGGTACTGGATCTGTCTCATAATAATTTGAGTGGTACGATTCCCCAGAGTCGAACTGAGATGATTAATTCTCTAGCAGTACTAAATCTGAAACAAAACGCCTTCAAAGGCTCTATTCCTAATATATTTCTAAATACATGCGCTCTGAAAACTCTCGACCTCAGTGAAAACGACATCGGGGGGCAAGTACCGAGTTCATTATCAAATTGCCGAGATTTGGAGGTTTTGGACCTTGGGAATAATCAGATATTTGATATGTTTCCATGTCAATTAAAGAACATATCCACCTTGCGTGTTCTTATTCTTCGATCGAACCAATTTTATGGGAATTTTGGATGTCCAGAGAGCAATGGCAGCTGGCCTAACTTGCAAATTATCGACCTGTCTCGAAACAACTTCAGTGGTGATCTACCTGGGAAAGTCTTAATAGAGTGGAAAGCAATGGTGGATGAGGAAGATTATAGCAAGTCAAGAGCTAATCACCTCCATTTTAGTTTCTTCGAATTCAGTTATGTTAACTATCAGGATAGAGTAACAGTTGGAAGCAAGAGTCTAGAGGTGGAACTGACGAAAATCCTAACCATCTTCACATCCATCGACTTCTCGTGCAATAACTTCCATGGCCATATACCTGCAGAAATAGGAGAGCTCAAGGCGCTTTATCTTCTCAACTTGTCCCACAATGCTTTGTCCGGTGAAATTCCTTCATCTATAGGAAACTTGATTGAGCTGGGTTCTTTGGACCTTTCAAGTAACCTGCTTAGTGGCAAAATTCCTTCAGAGCTTTCAAGACTAACGTTTCTATCTATATTGAATTTGTCCTACAACTTGTTGGTTGGGAAGATCCCCATTGGTTCTCAAATCCAAACATTTGCACTAGATTCCTTCGTAGGTAACGAAGGATTATGCGGATCACCTTTGCGGAAGGAATGTGGAATTGCCATTAAACCATCATCTTCAGATACTATAATGGAAGCTTCAGAAGATGAATTTGAATGGACATACATAATAAGTGCCCTTGGATTCATACCAGGAGTGATCACGGGCGTAATTGCCGGTCTTTACGTCTGGGATAAAAGATCGAATACTTTGATGCGATGGGCCTCAAAGAAAAGAAGGGTTTAA